In Rhodanobacter denitrificans, the sequence TGCGCCACGACTTCGGCGCCGGCCCGCGGCGCAGCTGGGCCGCGTTCGGCGTGCAGGGCCTGGCGCCGTACTGGTTCGAAATCCAGGCCACCGCCTATGCCGGGCCTGCCGGCCGCAGCGCGGCGCGCCTGCGTGCCGACTACGAACTGCTGTTCACCCAGCGGCTGATCCTGCAGCCGGAGCTGGAGGTCAACCTGCACGGCAAGTCCGACCCGGCACGCGGCATCGGCAGCGGCATCTCGGACGCGAAGCTGGGCTTGCGCTTGCGCTACGAGATCCGGCGTGAATTCGCGCCATACATCGGCGTAGTCTGGACGCGCCGCTTCGGCGCCACGGCCGATTTCGCCCGTGCCGATCATCAAGCAGTTTTCGACCGCCAATGGGTCGCCGGCCTGCGCATCTGGTTCTGAGGAAAGCCCATGAAACGAGCCATCATCACCGTCATGATTCTCTGCGTCGTCGTCATCGCCGGCGTCGGTGCCTTCGTCGGGTCCGGCGTCTACAACATCGGTGCCGACGCCCACCACACGAAACCGGTCTACGCGCTGATGCAGGCGCTGCGCCAACGTTCGATCGCGCACCACGCGAAGGACATCGTCGTGCCCAAGCTTGACGACCCGCCGCTGATCCTCAAGGGCGCCGGCCAGTATGCGGCGATGTGCACCGGCTGCCACCTGGCACCAGGCATGGCCGAAAACGAAATGCGCCCCGGCCTGTACCCGAAGCCGCCCGAGCTGGCGAAATTCCGGCCCGACCCGCGCGCGGCGTTCTGGGTGATCAAGCACGGCATCAAGATGAGCGCGATGCCGGCGTGGGGCGCCAGTCACGACGACGCCACCATCTGGAGCATGGTGGCGTTCCTGCAGAAGCTGCCCGGCATGACACCCGCGCAGTACAGGGACATGGTGGCGAAGGCGCCGCCGGACGAGGACATGCACAGCCATGGCGACGCCGACGAGGACGCGCATGGCGGCGGCACCATGGCGGGCATGGACATGGGCGAGGATGGCGGCCACAGCCATGCGGCATCGGCGCAGGGCGACCACGGGCATGCGACGCCCGCCAGCTCCGCGGCGGCCGCGCCGTTGTCGCTTGCGGGAATGCAGCCCAAGGCAGCGCCGGCCGCCGAGGCCGCGGCGCAGGCCTTCCACGCGGCCCTGCAGCGCGGCGACCGTGCGGCGGTGCTCGCCCTGCTGGCGCCCGACGCCAGCATCAGCGAGGGCGGCCGCACGGAGTCCCGCGATGAATACGCGGGCGGCCATCTGGGCGAGGACATCGCCTTCCTGAAAACGGCGCGGATCACGCCGGTCTCGCTGGGCTCGATGCCGATGGGCGACACCGCGATGGTCGGCAGCGAAAGCGACCTGCAGGCCACGATCAAGGGCAAGCCGGCCATGCTGCGCAGCCGCGAGATGCTCAACCTCAGGAAGGATGGCGACAGCTGGAAGATCGTGTCCGTCCAGTGGGAAACCGCCCCCGTGCCAGCAGAATGACCAGGAGAATGACGATGAAGCGTTGGCTTTCCCGCGCGGGCATCAGCCTGCTGTTTGCGATGTTGTTCGCGCCGGTGGCGCTGGCGGCGAACGCGTTCGATGTCTACAGTGACCCGTCCTGCGGCTGCTGCGGCGCATGGGTCGAGTACATGCGCGCGCACGGCTACACCGTCAGCGTGCACCAGGATCAGCCGATGGCGGCGGTGAAAGCGCGCTTCGGCGTGCCAGCCCGTGCCATGTCCTGCCACACCGCGGTGATCGACGGCTACGTGGTCGAGGGGCACGTGCCGGTGGAGGACATCCGTCGCCTGCTGGCCGAACGGCCCGACGCGATCGGCCTGGCCGCGCCGGGCATGCCGATGGGTTCGCCGGGGATGGATACGGGTAGGTCCGAGCGCTACGAGGTGGTGCTGATCGGCCGCGACGGCTCGACCCGCGTTTATGCGACGCACGGCCCGGGTGCGTGAGTGCCGCCGGTTTGATCCGCATCAATGACGCCGCTGCCCCTGGCGCTACAGTGCCCGTGAGATGAAACGCGCCTTCCGCCTCCGCCCGGTCACCCGCCGCCACCTTGCGTGGCTGGTGGTGCTGCTGTTGTCGTGGCAGCAGGTGGCGGTGGCCGCGTATGTCTGCGTCAGCACGCCGGCGTCGGCTGGCCTGGCCGCGGTGGCCGTGGCGGTGCACTCGTCGTCGATGGCGGCGATGGGCGACGGTTGTGCGGAAATGCCGGCGGCGCCGGTCGACCCGCTGTGCCACCAGCACTGCCAGCCCGACCACGCCACCCAAGTCGACGCGCGCAGCGCTACGGTGCCGGTCAGCATGCTGGCCGCGTTGCCGCCGGAGTCGCCGTCGGTGGCCGCGGAGGCGTCACCGACGCAGCGGAGCCTGGCACGGCACGACCGCCTGCAGGCGCCGCCACCCGTCCCCCGATTGTTGTTCTGCTCGCTCCTGATTTGATCTGACCCGTCGCGGTATCCACCGACGGACGTCGTGCCCGCGTGG encodes:
- a CDS encoding c-type cytochrome, with the translated sequence MKRAIITVMILCVVVIAGVGAFVGSGVYNIGADAHHTKPVYALMQALRQRSIAHHAKDIVVPKLDDPPLILKGAGQYAAMCTGCHLAPGMAENEMRPGLYPKPPELAKFRPDPRAAFWVIKHGIKMSAMPAWGASHDDATIWSMVAFLQKLPGMTPAQYRDMVAKAPPDEDMHSHGDADEDAHGGGTMAGMDMGEDGGHSHAASAQGDHGHATPASSAAAAPLSLAGMQPKAAPAAEAAAQAFHAALQRGDRAAVLALLAPDASISEGGRTESRDEYAGGHLGEDIAFLKTARITPVSLGSMPMGDTAMVGSESDLQATIKGKPAMLRSREMLNLRKDGDSWKIVSVQWETAPVPAE
- a CDS encoding DUF411 domain-containing protein yields the protein MKRWLSRAGISLLFAMLFAPVALAANAFDVYSDPSCGCCGAWVEYMRAHGYTVSVHQDQPMAAVKARFGVPARAMSCHTAVIDGYVVEGHVPVEDIRRLLAERPDAIGLAAPGMPMGSPGMDTGRSERYEVVLIGRDGSTRVYATHGPGA